One part of the Sphingopyxis sp. PAMC25046 genome encodes these proteins:
- the ilvB gene encoding biosynthetic-type acetolactate synthase large subunit produces the protein MTEMSGADMVVQALVDLGVDTVFGYPGGAVLPIYDALYKHPTIKHILVRHEQAATHAAEGYARSTGKPGVVLVTSGPGATNAVTGITDALLDSIPMVVLTGQVPTTLIGTDAFQECDTVGITRHCTKHNYLVMDPDRLGPIMHEAFHIATHGRPGPVVIDIPKNVQVATGTYSVPEFIQHNSYRPQVEPDADAIAQAIDMIAAAERPVFYTGGGVINAGPDASAALRQLVSLTGAPITSTLMGLGAFPADDPKWLGMLGMHGTYESNMAMNRADLIIAVGARFDDRVTGRLDAFAPEAKKIHIDIDRSSINKIVPVDLAVVGDAGRALDALIAAWQAKGHKARDLGEWWRRVDGWRATRCLDFPEKKEPDADIMPQRAVKALFDATRGRDPIITTEVGQHQMWAAQHFGFSAPNRWLTSGGLGTMGYGFPAAVGAQIANPNRLVICIAGEASLQMNIQEMGTVSQYRLPVKIFILNNEWMGMVRQWQELTYESRYSNSYSDSLPDFVKLAEAYGWTGLRIDTLGELEAGISKMIDTPGPVIVDCRVAKLANCFPMIPSGAAHTDMILQPNDITGTMDDEAKALV, from the coding sequence GTGACGGAAATGAGTGGTGCCGACATGGTGGTTCAGGCGCTGGTCGACCTCGGGGTCGATACGGTGTTCGGCTATCCGGGCGGCGCGGTCCTTCCGATCTATGACGCGCTCTACAAACACCCGACGATCAAACATATCCTCGTCCGCCACGAACAGGCGGCAACGCACGCGGCCGAAGGCTATGCGCGCTCGACCGGCAAGCCCGGCGTCGTGCTCGTCACCTCGGGGCCCGGCGCCACGAATGCCGTCACCGGCATCACCGACGCCTTGCTCGATTCGATCCCGATGGTCGTGCTGACGGGGCAGGTGCCGACGACGCTGATCGGTACCGACGCCTTCCAGGAATGCGACACCGTCGGCATCACGCGCCATTGCACCAAGCATAATTATCTCGTGATGGACCCCGACCGTCTCGGCCCGATCATGCACGAGGCGTTCCATATCGCGACCCACGGCCGCCCCGGTCCGGTGGTGATCGACATTCCGAAGAATGTGCAGGTCGCGACCGGCACCTATTCGGTGCCCGAATTCATCCAGCACAACAGCTATCGCCCGCAGGTCGAACCCGACGCCGATGCGATTGCCCAGGCGATCGACATGATCGCCGCGGCCGAACGCCCGGTCTTCTACACCGGCGGCGGCGTGATCAACGCAGGGCCCGATGCGAGCGCGGCACTGCGCCAGCTCGTCAGCCTGACCGGCGCGCCGATCACCTCGACGCTGATGGGGCTCGGCGCCTTCCCCGCCGACGATCCCAAATGGCTCGGCATGCTCGGCATGCACGGCACCTATGAATCGAACATGGCGATGAACCGTGCCGACCTGATCATCGCGGTCGGCGCGCGCTTCGACGACCGCGTCACCGGCCGCCTCGACGCCTTCGCGCCCGAGGCGAAGAAGATCCACATCGACATCGACCGCAGCTCGATCAACAAGATCGTCCCCGTCGACCTCGCGGTGGTCGGCGACGCCGGCCGCGCGCTCGACGCGCTGATCGCAGCGTGGCAGGCCAAGGGGCACAAGGCGCGCGACCTTGGCGAATGGTGGCGCCGCGTCGACGGCTGGCGCGCGACGCGCTGCCTCGACTTCCCCGAAAAGAAGGAACCGGACGCCGACATCATGCCGCAACGCGCGGTGAAGGCGCTGTTCGACGCGACGCGCGGCCGCGACCCGATCATCACGACCGAGGTCGGCCAGCACCAAATGTGGGCGGCACAGCATTTCGGCTTCTCGGCGCCCAATCGCTGGCTCACCTCGGGCGGCCTCGGCACGATGGGTTATGGCTTCCCCGCCGCGGTCGGCGCGCAGATCGCCAACCCGAACCGCCTCGTCATCTGCATCGCGGGCGAAGCCAGCCTGCAGATGAACATCCAGGAAATGGGCACGGTCAGCCAGTACCGCCTGCCGGTGAAGATCTTCATCCTCAACAATGAATGGATGGGGATGGTCCGCCAGTGGCAGGAACTCACTTACGAGAGCCGCTATTCGAACAGCTATTCGGACAGCCTGCCCGATTTCGTGAAGCTCGCCGAGGCTTATGGCTGGACGGGCCTGCGCATCGACACGCTGGGCGAGCTCGAGGCGGGCATCAGCAAGATGATCGACACGCCGGGACCGGTGATCGTCGACTGCCGCGTCGCCAAACTCGCCAACTGCTTCCCGATGATCCCGTCGGGCGCGGCGCACACCGACATGATCCTCCAGCCGAACGACATCACCGGCACGATGGACGACGAAGCCAAGGCGCTGGTGTAA
- a CDS encoding glutathione S-transferase N-terminal domain-containing protein has translation MITLYGGPTPNARKIAIALLEMELDWRLEYIDILAGDQLTPEFLALNPNNKTPVIVDDEGPDGERFVLWETGAILLYLAEKTGRFLPADPVKRAICWQWLMFQLSGVGPMFGQEAHFTHYAKDRHEYAIARYSREVDRLMMVLDKRLGEAEWLAGEEYSIADMATLPYLRRQLIEKAGRFPNVDRWGAAMLARPAVAEGMTVGVARAETIEGGLTGFTDEHRAILWGDRQHVKR, from the coding sequence ATGATCACCCTCTATGGCGGCCCGACCCCCAACGCGCGCAAGATCGCGATCGCGCTCCTCGAAATGGAACTCGACTGGCGGCTCGAATATATCGACATCCTCGCGGGCGACCAGCTTACCCCCGAATTTCTCGCACTCAACCCGAACAACAAGACGCCGGTGATCGTCGACGACGAGGGGCCCGATGGCGAACGCTTCGTGCTTTGGGAAACCGGCGCGATCCTCCTCTACCTCGCCGAAAAGACCGGGCGTTTCCTGCCCGCCGATCCGGTGAAGCGCGCGATCTGCTGGCAGTGGCTGATGTTCCAGCTGTCGGGCGTCGGCCCGATGTTCGGGCAAGAAGCGCATTTCACCCATTATGCCAAGGACCGGCACGAATATGCGATCGCGCGTTACAGCCGCGAGGTCGACCGGCTGATGATGGTGCTCGACAAGCGCCTTGGCGAAGCCGAATGGCTCGCGGGCGAGGAGTATAGCATCGCCGACATGGCGACCCTGCCCTATCTGCGCCGCCAGCTCATCGAAAAGGCCGGCCGGTTTCCGAATGTCGATCGCTGGGGCGCTGCGATGCTCGCACGCCCCGCGGTCGCGGAGGGCATGACGGTCGGCGTCGCGCGCGCCGAAACCATCGAGGGCGGCCTCACCGGCTTCACCGACGAGCACCGCGCAATCCTGTGGGGCGATAGGCAGCATGTGAAGCGTTAA
- a CDS encoding GIY-YIG nuclease family protein, translated as MERYPCVYILARSSHGTFYTGVTSNLVQRIHQHREGTFGGYTKDYGIKRLVWFERHEMMDTAILREKRIKRWLRTWKYELINAMNPTWRNLAEDFGFEPLPLARRKAGPGSSPG; from the coding sequence ATGGAACGTTATCCCTGCGTCTATATTCTTGCGCGTTCGTCGCATGGGACATTCTACACCGGGGTCACCTCGAACCTTGTCCAGCGGATCCATCAACATCGTGAAGGGACATTCGGCGGCTACACGAAGGACTATGGAATCAAGCGCCTCGTCTGGTTCGAACGCCACGAGATGATGGATACGGCAATCCTTCGAGAGAAACGCATCAAGCGGTGGCTGCGTACATGGAAATACGAACTGATCAACGCGATGAACCCGACATGGCGCAATCTCGCCGAGGATTTCGGGTTCGAACCTTTGCCCTTGGCAAGAAGGAAGGCGGGTCCCGGGTCAAGCCCGGGATGA
- the ilvN gene encoding acetolactate synthase small subunit, producing the protein MKIKTEAGERHVLAITVDNEAGVLAKITGLFTARGYNIESLTVADISSDHALSRITIVTNGPPPVIDQIIAQLDRLVPVHKVVDLNDAGEAHVEREIALVKVAGTGDKRIEALRMADVFRAKVVDTTLSSFIFEITGTSDKVDRFIALMRECGLVEVGRTGVVAIARGSEAL; encoded by the coding sequence ATGAAAATCAAGACCGAAGCCGGCGAGCGCCATGTGCTCGCCATCACCGTCGACAACGAGGCCGGCGTGCTCGCCAAGATCACCGGGCTGTTCACCGCGCGCGGCTATAATATCGAAAGCCTGACCGTGGCCGACATCAGTTCGGATCACGCGCTCTCGCGGATCACGATCGTCACCAACGGCCCGCCGCCGGTGATCGACCAGATCATCGCGCAGCTCGACCGGCTTGTCCCGGTCCACAAGGTCGTCGACCTCAACGACGCGGGCGAGGCGCATGTCGAGCGCGAGATCGCGCTGGTGAAGGTCGCGGGCACCGGCGACAAGCGGATCGAGGCGCTGCGCATGGCCGACGTGTTCCGCGCCAAGGTCGTCGACACGACGCTGTCGAGCTTCATCTTCGAAATCACCGGGACGAGCGACAAGGTCGACCGCTTCATCGCGCTGATGCGCGAATGCGGGCTGGTCGAGGTCGGCCGCACCGGCGTCGTCGCCATCGCCCGCGGGTCGGAGGCGCTCTAG
- a CDS encoding hydroxymethylglutaryl-CoA lyase, with product MLKNQAVELVEVGPRDGLQNEAATISTADKLQLIRRAIDYGIRRIEVTSFVNPKKVPQLADAEELVAMLPARDDMTYIGLVLNRRGAERALATARIDELGAVCVTSDSFGIRNQGQSSDESLAAAMEIVALAKEAGRSGQITIATAFGCPFEGRVAIDRVVEMVKRAADARPREIALADTIGVGAPAQVSEMVGRVREAVGDLPVRVHFHNTRGTGIANVWAAVQAGAATVDASLGGLGGCPFAPGAAGNVATEDVIYMLENSGVRTGVTLPSVVEAAGWLTGVMGRALPAMVSKAPAFP from the coding sequence ATGTTGAAAAATCAAGCCGTGGAACTGGTGGAAGTCGGCCCGCGCGACGGGCTGCAGAACGAGGCGGCCACCATATCGACCGCCGACAAGCTCCAACTGATCCGCCGCGCGATCGACTATGGGATCCGGCGTATCGAGGTGACGAGTTTCGTCAATCCGAAGAAGGTGCCGCAGCTTGCCGACGCCGAGGAGCTGGTGGCGATGCTGCCGGCGCGCGATGACATGACCTATATCGGCCTCGTGCTCAATCGCCGCGGCGCCGAGCGCGCGCTCGCAACGGCGCGGATCGACGAGCTTGGTGCGGTGTGCGTGACGAGCGATAGCTTCGGCATCCGCAACCAGGGGCAAAGCTCGGACGAATCGCTCGCCGCGGCGATGGAGATCGTCGCGCTTGCCAAAGAAGCCGGTCGTAGCGGACAGATCACCATCGCCACCGCTTTCGGCTGTCCGTTCGAGGGCAGGGTGGCGATCGACCGCGTCGTCGAGATGGTGAAGCGCGCGGCCGACGCGCGCCCGCGCGAAATCGCGCTTGCCGACACGATCGGGGTGGGGGCGCCCGCGCAGGTATCCGAAATGGTCGGGCGCGTGCGTGAGGCGGTCGGCGATCTGCCGGTGCGCGTCCATTTCCACAATACGCGCGGCACCGGCATCGCCAATGTCTGGGCGGCGGTGCAGGCAGGCGCGGCGACGGTCGATGCGTCGCTCGGCGGGCTCGGCGGTTGCCCCTTCGCGCCCGGCGCGGCGGGCAATGTCGCGACCGAGGATGTGATCTACATGCTCGAAAACAGCGGTGTCCGGACGGGTGTCACGCTGCCGTCTGTCGTCGAGGCGGCCGGATGGCTGACCGGCGTTATGGGGCGTGCGTTGCCGGCGATGGTCAGCAAGGCGCCCGCCTTTCCCTAA
- the miaA gene encoding tRNA (adenosine(37)-N6)-dimethylallyltransferase MiaA, translated as MASPFISTAKARLPVALIAGPTASGKSALAVSLAKTLENGIVVNADASQVYADLAILSARPTDEEMDGVPHRLFGHIDAADAHNAARWAAEARNVIAEAHAAGRVPILVGGTGLYLRTLLYGIAPVPEIDPQVREAVRALPVAEAHAALAISDPAAAERLNPADTTRVARALEVVRATGRTLADWQQAREGGIADTIALAPMILLPPRDWLRTRCDTRLIQMFEGGAIEEVEALLARHLDPDLPAMRAIGVPQIAAFLRGEISRADALEAAQAATRQYAKRQYTWFRHQPPADWSRHEESLNVDSIGQLVIILRDSLLTG; from the coding sequence ATGGCATCTCCTTTTATCTCGACCGCCAAAGCGCGGCTGCCCGTGGCACTTATCGCCGGACCCACCGCCAGCGGCAAGAGCGCTTTGGCGGTCTCGCTCGCAAAAACGCTCGAAAATGGGATCGTCGTCAATGCCGACGCGAGCCAGGTCTACGCCGACCTCGCGATCCTTTCGGCGCGCCCGACCGACGAGGAGATGGACGGCGTGCCGCACCGCCTGTTCGGCCATATCGATGCCGCCGACGCGCATAATGCCGCGCGCTGGGCGGCCGAAGCGCGCAATGTCATCGCCGAGGCACATGCTGCGGGCCGGGTCCCGATCCTCGTCGGCGGCACCGGCCTTTACCTGCGCACCCTGCTTTATGGCATCGCACCCGTCCCAGAAATCGACCCGCAGGTCCGCGAAGCCGTGCGCGCGCTTCCGGTGGCCGAGGCTCATGCCGCGCTGGCGATCTCCGACCCTGCAGCCGCCGAACGCCTCAACCCCGCCGACACCACGCGCGTCGCGCGCGCGCTCGAGGTCGTGCGCGCGACCGGCCGCACTCTCGCCGACTGGCAGCAGGCGCGCGAAGGCGGCATCGCCGATACCATCGCCCTCGCCCCGATGATCCTCCTCCCCCCGCGCGACTGGCTTCGTACCCGCTGCGATACCCGCCTGATCCAGATGTTCGAGGGCGGCGCGATCGAAGAAGTCGAGGCCCTGCTCGCACGTCACCTCGACCCCGATCTTCCCGCGATGCGTGCGATCGGCGTGCCGCAGATCGCCGCTTTTCTCCGCGGCGAAATCAGCCGCGCCGACGCGCTCGAAGCGGCGCAGGCGGCGACCCGTCAATATGCGAAGCGCCAATATACGTGGTTCCGCCACCAGCCGCCCGCCGATTGGTCGCGCCACGAAGAGTCATTAAACGTCGATTCTATTGGTCAATTAGTAATAATATTACGTGATAGTCTGTTGACAGGATAG
- the serB gene encoding phosphoserine phosphatase SerB, producing the protein MFVATLIAAGKLTDEVVREGIDRLAATGHDVGAPHWLDEHDAADIVFHGSLVSARKELAHMDHGALDIVVQPLGDRTKKLIIADMDSTMITVECIDELADYAGLKPQIAAITERAMRGELDFRAALTERVGLLGGMAESTLVDCRMERVRLTRGARTLVQTMKAHGAYSVLVSGGFMPFAGPVAEAIGFDKVVANELEISGGKLTGKVLEPIVDSSAKLETLKAEAARHGLPLAETLAVGDGANDIPMITSAGLGIGYYPHPAAGEAAAAVIRHHDLTALLWAQGYSRRQWVMG; encoded by the coding sequence ATGTTCGTCGCGACGCTGATAGCAGCCGGGAAGCTGACCGACGAGGTGGTTCGCGAAGGTATAGACCGGCTGGCGGCGACGGGGCACGATGTCGGCGCGCCGCACTGGCTCGACGAGCATGATGCGGCCGACATCGTCTTTCACGGCAGCCTGGTGAGCGCGCGCAAGGAACTGGCGCATATGGACCATGGCGCGCTCGACATCGTCGTCCAGCCGCTGGGCGATCGCACCAAGAAACTGATCATCGCCGACATGGATTCGACGATGATCACCGTCGAGTGCATCGACGAACTGGCCGATTATGCCGGGTTGAAGCCGCAAATCGCGGCGATCACCGAACGCGCGATGCGCGGCGAGCTCGATTTCCGCGCCGCGCTGACCGAGCGCGTCGGGCTGCTCGGCGGGATGGCGGAGAGCACGCTGGTCGATTGCCGGATGGAGCGCGTGCGGTTGACGCGCGGCGCGCGCACGCTGGTGCAGACGATGAAAGCGCATGGCGCATATTCGGTGCTGGTGTCGGGCGGCTTCATGCCCTTCGCCGGGCCGGTGGCCGAGGCGATCGGCTTCGACAAGGTCGTCGCGAACGAGCTGGAGATTTCAGGCGGCAAGCTGACCGGCAAGGTGCTGGAGCCGATCGTCGACAGTTCGGCGAAGCTCGAGACGCTGAAGGCCGAGGCGGCGCGACACGGCCTGCCGCTCGCCGAGACGCTGGCCGTGGGTGACGGCGCGAACGACATTCCGATGATCACGAGCGCGGGGCTGGGGATCGGATATTACCCGCATCCCGCCGCGGGCGAGGCGGCCGCGGCGGTAATCCGGCATCATGATTTGACGGCGCTGCTATGGGCGCAGGGCTATTCGCGGCGGCAGTGGGTGATGGGGTAG
- a CDS encoding acyl-CoA dehydrogenase family protein, which translates to MDMLNDPALIAFRDEVRAFLAAHLPDDIRLAAGRATSVFIDPDVSLPWQRILHARGWAAPDWPAEFGGPGWNEIERYIFAAECALAGAPNLAPMGLKMVAPVIMHYGAPEQRAHYLPRILSGEDYWCQGFSEPEAGSDLAALQLRAVPDGDDYVLNGSKIWTTHAHFANRMFALVRTSNEGKPQAGISFLLLDMQTPGITVEPIRTLAGDHELNQVFFDEVRVPRANRLGGENEGWSVAKHLLTFERGGKYAPGLIGRLERLRAREDIDPVLRAQLDREAVTLKALQALELKAMRGVGGSPALYASALKIIGTEAAQRIDTLACEVAGYAGWADADGQTPAELAVAVPRYLNDRAASIYAGSNEIQRDLIARTMLG; encoded by the coding sequence ATGGACATGCTGAACGATCCGGCGCTGATCGCCTTCCGCGACGAGGTTCGCGCCTTCCTCGCCGCGCACCTGCCCGACGATATTCGCCTCGCGGCGGGGCGCGCGACCAGCGTCTTCATCGACCCCGACGTGTCGCTGCCGTGGCAGCGCATCCTGCATGCGCGCGGCTGGGCGGCGCCCGACTGGCCGGCCGAGTTCGGCGGCCCCGGCTGGAACGAGATCGAACGCTATATATTTGCCGCCGAATGCGCGCTGGCGGGGGCGCCCAACCTTGCGCCGATGGGGCTGAAAATGGTCGCCCCGGTGATCATGCATTATGGCGCTCCCGAACAGCGCGCCCATTATCTGCCGCGCATATTGTCGGGCGAGGATTATTGGTGCCAGGGCTTTTCGGAACCGGAAGCGGGTTCCGACCTTGCCGCGTTGCAACTGCGCGCGGTGCCCGACGGCGACGATTATGTCCTGAACGGCTCGAAGATCTGGACCACCCACGCGCATTTCGCGAACCGCATGTTTGCGCTCGTCCGCACCTCGAACGAAGGCAAGCCGCAGGCGGGAATCAGCTTCCTGCTGCTCGACATGCAAACGCCGGGCATCACGGTCGAGCCGATCCGCACGCTCGCGGGGGATCATGAACTCAACCAGGTCTTTTTTGACGAGGTCCGCGTACCGCGGGCAAACCGGCTCGGCGGCGAGAATGAGGGCTGGTCGGTCGCCAAACATCTGCTGACCTTCGAACGCGGCGGCAAATATGCGCCGGGGCTGATCGGCCGCCTCGAACGGCTGCGCGCGCGCGAAGATATCGATCCGGTGCTTCGCGCGCAGCTCGACCGCGAAGCGGTGACGCTGAAGGCGTTGCAGGCGCTCGAGCTGAAGGCGATGCGCGGGGTCGGCGGCAGTCCGGCGCTTTACGCCTCGGCGCTCAAGATCATCGGGACCGAGGCCGCGCAGCGGATCGACACGCTGGCGTGCGAGGTCGCGGGTTACGCCGGATGGGCCGACGCCGACGGGCAGACTCCCGCCGAGCTGGCGGTCGCGGTGCCGCGCTATCTCAACGACAGGGCGGCGAGCATCTATGCGGGGTCGAACGAAATCCAGCGCGACCTGATCGCGCGGACGATGCTGGGCTAG
- a CDS encoding DMT family transporter: MNPIWLPASLFGGLFQAWRTALQQRLRAELSVSGAGLVRYLYGVPFALCFAAIWLTMRGEAVPAFGAAFAGFAVAGAITQMAGTILLIMAFGHRGFVVGTAFSKTEAVQAALVTALFLGERLPLLAWIGIVAGVAGVLVLALAGRGVSSREIWRALGQPAALCGLGAGSMFALAAIAVKLATAELDGVDLIGSALVTLVVVMAIQTGLHLLWVVLRDRDTLRAVFRTWRNSSQVGLLSALGSACWYIGFAAAPAALVRIVGQVEVVFTVGFAHFYLREPVRWHEIVGLLLVVGGVVMALLATF; the protein is encoded by the coding sequence ATGAACCCCATCTGGCTTCCCGCGTCGCTGTTCGGCGGTCTGTTTCAGGCGTGGCGCACCGCGCTGCAACAACGCTTGCGCGCCGAACTCAGCGTCAGCGGCGCAGGGCTGGTCCGCTATCTCTACGGCGTGCCTTTTGCGCTTTGTTTCGCGGCAATCTGGCTGACCATGCGCGGCGAAGCGGTGCCGGCCTTCGGCGCCGCCTTCGCGGGCTTCGCCGTCGCCGGGGCGATCACGCAGATGGCAGGAACGATCCTGCTCATCATGGCGTTCGGACACCGCGGCTTCGTCGTCGGCACCGCCTTTTCCAAGACCGAAGCGGTACAGGCGGCGCTCGTCACCGCGCTCTTCCTCGGCGAACGATTGCCGCTGCTCGCGTGGATCGGGATCGTCGCCGGGGTTGCCGGCGTGCTGGTGCTCGCGCTTGCCGGACGCGGCGTTTCGTCGCGCGAGATCTGGCGCGCGCTGGGCCAGCCCGCGGCGCTGTGCGGGCTTGGCGCGGGGTCGATGTTCGCGCTCGCGGCGATCGCGGTGAAGCTAGCGACCGCCGAACTCGATGGCGTCGATCTGATCGGGTCGGCGCTCGTCACGCTCGTCGTCGTCATGGCGATCCAGACCGGCTTGCACCTCCTCTGGGTCGTCCTGCGCGATCGCGACACGCTGCGCGCGGTGTTCCGGACCTGGCGCAATTCGAGCCAGGTCGGGCTGCTGTCGGCGCTCGGTTCGGCCTGCTGGTATATCGGCTTTGCGGCGGCGCCCGCGGCGCTCGTACGGATCGTGGGGCAGGTCGAGGTCGTCTTCACCGTCGGCTTCGCGCATTTCTATCTGCGCGAACCGGTACGCTGGCACGAGATCGTCGGCCTGCTGCTCGTCGTCGGCGGCGTGGTGATGGCGCTGCTCGCGACCTTTTAG
- a CDS encoding acyl-CoA dehydrogenase family protein produces MLRASVQRFLADNARPGWHDLSESLGLAGIALPESVGGFGGGAVDIAIVMAELGPALAGADWLSHVAATALLARAAPEHPALGDLAAGHRRIAILCAASTASMPAVEGELVRGGATLVAGAAEADLLLLANDDALLLVAADGDKVEQRHRIMHDGSVSADLSFTLKPGDADLLADGNEARALADYANDLILAGRCAEAAGLMQRMIADSVDYLGQRRQFGVEIGRFQSLRHRAADMQLAMMKAVALTEVAIAAVDQGGPDRAQAVSAACIEVGDAVRIVGESAVQIHGAMGLTEELSLGGSFKRALAIAAAFGPRAGHLARFAEAAA; encoded by the coding sequence ATGCTCCGGGCGAGCGTCCAGCGTTTCCTTGCCGACAATGCGCGGCCCGGCTGGCACGATCTTTCGGAATCACTCGGCCTGGCCGGAATTGCTTTGCCCGAAAGCGTGGGCGGTTTCGGCGGCGGCGCGGTCGACATTGCGATCGTGATGGCCGAACTTGGCCCGGCGCTCGCGGGCGCCGACTGGCTCTCGCACGTCGCGGCGACGGCGCTTTTGGCGCGCGCGGCGCCCGAGCATCCCGCGCTCGGCGATCTGGCGGCGGGGCATCGTCGCATCGCGATCCTCTGCGCCGCTTCGACCGCGTCGATGCCCGCTGTCGAAGGCGAGCTGGTGCGCGGCGGCGCGACGCTGGTCGCGGGCGCGGCCGAGGCCGACCTGCTGCTGCTCGCAAACGACGACGCGCTGCTGCTCGTCGCCGCCGACGGCGACAAGGTCGAGCAGCGCCACCGCATCATGCACGACGGCAGCGTCTCGGCCGACCTTTCCTTCACGCTCAAGCCGGGCGATGCGGACCTGCTGGCGGACGGGAACGAAGCGCGGGCGCTGGCCGATTATGCGAACGATCTGATCCTGGCCGGGCGCTGTGCCGAGGCCGCCGGCCTGATGCAGCGCATGATCGCCGACAGCGTCGACTATCTGGGCCAGCGCAGACAGTTCGGGGTCGAGATCGGCCGTTTCCAGTCGCTGCGCCATCGGGCGGCCGACATGCAGCTCGCGATGATGAAGGCGGTCGCGCTCACCGAGGTGGCGATCGCAGCGGTCGATCAGGGCGGCCCCGATCGGGCGCAGGCGGTCAGCGCGGCATGTATCGAGGTCGGCGACGCGGTGCGGATCGTCGGCGAAAGCGCGGTGCAGATTCACGGCGCGATGGGGCTTACCGAGGAACTGAGCCTTGGTGGCTCTTTCAAGCGCGCGCTGGCGATTGCGGCCGCATTCGGCCCGCGCGCCGGTCACCTCGCGCGCTTTGCCGAGGCGGCTGCCTAG
- a CDS encoding CoA transferase translates to MSETGSGGALEGIRVVEMGQLIAGPFCGQLLGDMGAEIVKLEPPVTGDQMRNWGQGDKPSWWRVIARNKYSVAVDLRSEEGQALARELIAKADILIENFRPGTLEKWNLDPAELRKANPGLIVVRVSGYGQTGPYSARAGFGGIGEAMGGWRGIVGYPDLPPARMGVSIGDTLAATYGCMGALAALHHRGKTGEGQIVDSALYEAVLQVMESTVSDYSASGTKRRRTGSTLPGIAPSNVYPCKDGEYLIGANQDGVFARLAAAMGRPELASDERYATHRARGARQEELDALIGEWTRTLTIEELETRMVEAGVPAGRVFDAEDMLADPHFAAREALVTVEDAELGEVTMQGVFPKLSATPGSVRRPAPLTVGQDGADVLKRWLGRED, encoded by the coding sequence ATGAGCGAGACGGGCAGCGGGGGCGCGCTGGAGGGCATCAGGGTGGTCGAGATGGGGCAGCTCATCGCCGGCCCATTTTGCGGCCAATTGCTCGGCGACATGGGCGCCGAGATCGTCAAGCTCGAACCCCCGGTGACCGGCGACCAGATGCGCAACTGGGGCCAGGGCGACAAGCCGAGCTGGTGGCGCGTCATCGCGCGCAACAAATATTCGGTCGCGGTCGACCTGCGCTCCGAAGAAGGCCAGGCGCTCGCGCGCGAGCTGATCGCCAAGGCCGACATATTGATCGAGAATTTCCGTCCCGGCACGCTTGAGAAATGGAATCTCGACCCCGCCGAGCTTCGCAAGGCGAACCCCGGGCTGATCGTCGTGCGCGTGTCGGGCTATGGCCAGACCGGCCCCTATTCGGCGCGTGCGGGTTTCGGCGGGATCGGCGAAGCGATGGGGGGCTGGCGCGGCATCGTCGGCTATCCCGACCTCCCCCCTGCTCGCATGGGCGTGTCGATCGGCGACACGCTCGCCGCGACCTACGGCTGCATGGGCGCGCTCGCCGCGCTTCACCATCGCGGCAAGACTGGCGAAGGGCAGATCGTCGACTCCGCGCTCTATGAGGCGGTGCTGCAGGTGATGGAATCGACCGTGTCGGACTATTCGGCGAGCGGCACCAAGCGTCGCCGCACCGGATCGACGCTGCCCGGCATCGCGCCGTCGAACGTCTATCCGTGCAAGGATGGCGAATATCTGATCGGCGCCAATCAGGACGGCGTCTTCGCAAGGCTCGCCGCCGCGATGGGCCGCCCCGAACTGGCGAGCGACGAACGCTATGCGACGCACCGCGCGCGCGGCGCGCGTCAGGAGGAACTCGACGCGCTGATCGGAGAATGGACGCGGACGCTGACCATCGAGGAACTCGAGACGAGGATGGTCGAGGCCGGCGTGCCCGCGGGCCGGGTGTTCGATGCCGAGGATATGCTCGCCGATCCGCATTTCGCCGCGCGCGAGGCGCTCGTCACCGTCGAGGATGCCGAATTGGGCGAAGTCACGATGCAGGGCGTTTTCCCCAAGCTGTCGGCGACGCCGGGCAGCGTCCGCCGCCCTGCCCCGCTGACGGTCGGTCAGGATGGCGCCGACGTGCTCAAACGCTGGCTCGGGCGAGAGGACTGA